The DNA window TGCAAGTTGGGAAAATCTATAAGTATACAAAAGGAAATTTCAGTAATTTTGAAGAAGCAAACGAATCTTTGAAGACTATAAAAAAGGATTTTAAAGATGCTTTTGTTATTGCGATCGAGAATGGATCGTTGATATCCGTTAGTGATGCCCAACAGAAACTGCGTAAATAGAATGGGGTTTAGGGTTTATTATTTAAAAAACAAATCAATGCGAATTTCAAGAGAAGTAAAAATAGGGACGTTAGTTATTTTGAGTACAGTAGCATTATACTGGGGGGTTAACTTTCTTAAAGGTAAAAATATAATAGGGTCTACAAATTCATACTATGTAGTTTACCAGCAAGTAGAGGATTTGCAAAATTCGGCTCCAGTTTATGTAAGAGGTTATAAAGTTGGAGTTGTAGACAGAATTACGTTAGACAATAATGATCCTAGTCGAATTTTGGTAGAGTTGGCAATTGATAAAAATGTGAGAATACCTAAAACAACTGTGGCTGAAATATACAATGCCGATTTTATGGGATCTAAGGCTGTAAGGTTGTTGTTTGAAGGTTCTAATGTATCTGCTTCAAGAGGAGATACTCTGATGGCCTCTATGGCTCCATCTATGCTTGATAATATTTCACCTGTAACAAAGAAGGTTGATGTTGCACTTCAAGAGTTGACGCAGACCTTGGTTAACATAAATACCGTATTAGACGCTCAAACCATTAACGATTTGAAGTCGACTATGGCAAATTTAAATGCATCAACGCATACTGCTAGCTATATTTTAGATCAAAACAAGGATAGGGTTTCGCTCGTATTGGATCAGGCTAATTTATTGGTCACAAGCTTAAACTCAGCCGCCTCTGATTTGAAGGTAATGGCAAAGAATGTTCGTACCATTTCGGACTCCCTTTCGGTAAAACAAATAAACACTTTACTTGCAAACCTCGAATCTTCGTCAAAGGATTTAAAGCAGGTTATGAAGCAGGTGAATAGTAGAGAAGGCTCTTTAGGAAAACTTATAAGCGATCCCAGCTTACATAATCAGCTGCTCCATCTTTCAGGATCTTTAGATTCCTTGGCAATCGATTTAAAGAAAAATCCTAAACGATATGTAAAGTTGTCTTTGTTTTAGGTGCTCGTTATTTTGGGTTTTTAGGATTTGGTGTTAATATGCACTTGCAGAGTTTGTTATGCGTATTTTGGGCTAACTTGTTGAGATGGAGTTATTAACGTTGTTTTTTTAACGTTGTAGTTTTAAAAAGAGTTGCGAAATGTTTTTTTAGACCCTATTTTTTATTTTTTAATTCTTTTATAAACAAATACATACGTGTTTTTGAAAAAAAAAACAACCCTAAGTTTCAAAAAAGGTATGAATGTTAGTTTACTTTCTTTAACTTAAAAATCCGTTTAGACCGAAATTTACTTTTTAAGACTAAGCGGCAACAGCCATTTTATCATTGGGTTAAGGGCAAAGATGTAGGATTATCGAAAAAATCAAGATTGACCACCTTTTTTTTTCGACTTTTTTTTCTGCAATTTTGTCTTGAGTTTGTAGTACCCAACATAGTTTTAGGCATACAAATATAATCTTGAAAAAATTTAGGGATTGCTATGAGCACCTTTAAAGAAGTCTGGAGTAACTGTTTGAAAATTATTAAGGACAATGTGCCTGCTGTAAGCTACCAAACGTGGTTTGAACCTATAGTTCCTGTAAGGCTAGAGGGGAATATTCTTACGATTCAGGTGCCCAGCCCGTTTTTCTATGAATATCTGGAAGAACGTTACATTGATATTTTAAGGAAAACATTAAGGAAAGAGCTTGGTCCTGATGCTAAACTGGAGTATAGCATTGTTATGGATAACAATAAGGTTTCTAATAACAAGCCCTATACCGTTAAGTATCCAGCTCAAAACAAGGCTGAGTTGAAGAACAAGCCTGTCCCATTTCCGATTCAGAAGGAAGGCGGCTCTATTAAAAATCCTTTTATAATACCAGGTCTTAAGAAGTTGGAGATAGATCCTCAGTTGAATCCTGACTATACATTTTTTAATTATGTGGAGGGGGATTGCAATAAACTATCTAGATCGGCCGGATACGCCGTTGCTCAAAATCCTGGGAAAACAGCTTTCAATCCATTATTTATATACGGATCGTCAGGTTTGGGCAAGACCCACCTTGCGCAGGCTATTGGTATTGAGGTAAAAGAGCGCTATCCTGATAAGCTTGTATTATATGTAAATGCAAATAAGTTTCAAAATCAGTATGTTGCTGCAGTTATCAAGAATGAGGTGAATGATTTTGTTCATTTTTATCAAATGATAGATGTGCTAGTTATTGATGATGTTCAGGAATTTGCTGGTAAGGAGAAGACTCAAGATACATTCTTTCATATTTTCAACCATCTTCATCAAACAGGACGTCAGCTCATTTTAACGTCTGACAAGTCTCCTGCGGAGTTGAAAGGTCTTGAGCAACGTTTGTTGACCCGTTTTAAGTGGGGGTTGTCTGCTGATTTGCAGCAGCCTGATTTTGAAACTCGGGTGGCCATTCTTAAGCGAAAGATTTATAATGATGGAATTGTGATTCCTGACGATGTAATAGAGTATCTAGCCAAGTCAATTACTTCTAATATTAGAGAATTAGAGGGTGCTTTAATTTCGTTACTTGCTCAGGCTACTTTAATAAAGCGCGAGATTACCATGGATATCGCGGCTCAGATTGTGAAGCGCTTTGTAAAAGATCATACAAAAGAACTTTCGATTGATTACATATCAAAATCGGTATGTGATTATTTTAATATACCTAATAATCTTTTAAGTTCAAAAACTCGAAAGAGAGAGATTGTTCAAGCTCGTCAAATTGCTATGTATTTTTGTAAGAACTTGACCAACTCTTCATTAGCTACGATTGGATCTACAATAGGAGGGAAAGATCATTCGACCGTACTGCATGCCTATCGTACGATTTCCAACTTAATGGAAACGGATAAGCTTTTTAAAGGTCAGATGGAAGAGATCGAAAAGAAAATCAAATATGCATAAAATAAAAGGAGAGGCATGAAAAATGCCTCTCCTTTTATTTTGTACAGATAAACCAAGGATTTTGTAACTCCTCCTTATTATACCTTAATCGTTCGCCAGTTTTAGAGTTTATAACTCTCATTCCTGCTCCTTCGTTTATTGCTTGTCCAGCGGCTGTATCCCATTCGAAAGTTTGGGCTATTCGGGGATATAAATCGGCAAATCCTTCCGCGACTAAGCACATTTTTATGGAACTTCCCTGTTCGAGCACTTCTAGGTCTGGGTGGTCTTTGCTTATTTCTTTGATGTAACTTTCTGTTTCTGGAGTATAGTGAGATCTGCTAGCCGTGATGACAAATTTTGCTTTATTTTTTATAGTTGGTAATCTTTCAGATGTTGCGATCAACTCGTCTATGGATGTAATTAGCGATGTTGGCTTAATGTTTGTCTTTTTAAAAGAGCCATTCTTGAAATGACCAAAATAAAGCGTTTCAAATATGGGGGAGTAGATTACTCCAATTGTGGGATAGTTGTTTTCAACTAACGCTATGTTTACCGTAAACTCTCCGTTTCTTTTGATAAATTCTTTGGTTCCATCCAAGGGATCAACTAACCAGAATAAATCCCAATTTTTACGCTCTTCATAAAGGAGATTTCGGCCTTCTTCACTCATTAAGGGAATGTGTGTTTTGCCTAGCATTCTTTTTATGGTTTCATGAGATTGCCGATCTGCTAATGTTAGTGGTGTATTATCTGACTTTAAGTTTACTTGGAAATCATCCGAATTATACACATCTAAAATAGAGCGGCCTGCATGAAGAGCGGCTTCGATGGCTGCCGTGAGAAGTTTTTTTATATCATTATCTTGAAGCATAAAGTACATTGTTTGGCTAGGATCAATTGCATCTACTTGACTTCTGCTTAACGCCGAAGCAAGCGCGAAGTTACTATTAAAAAGAATAATGGGTTACTACTTCTCTATTTTAAAAGTATTAAATAAAATGCGGTAAATCGAATAGGAAATTGATAAAAATGATATTTAACATACTTTGGGGACGAAAAAGTTTTTATGTTTACAAAAATTAAAAAACTGGATAATGTCAAACTTAGAAAATTTGCAACCAAGACTTCTGTGGAAATATTTCGAGGAAATTTGCCAAATTCCTCGACCATCGAAGAAAGAAGAAAAAATAATTGCTTACCTATTAAAATTCGCAGAAGAGCAGGGGTTAGAAGCGACTCGAGATGAGATAGGTAATGTGGCGATATTTAAAAAGGCAACAAAGGGAAAAGAGTCTGTTAAGCCTGTAGTGCTACAAAGCCATATTGACATGGTTTGCGAAAAGCATAGCGATGTTCAGCATGACTTCGAAAAGGATCCAATTATTCCACGTATAGAGGGTGATTGGGTTAAGGCTAATGGAACTACACTTGGTGCTGATGATGGTATTGGAATTGCGTCTCAGTTGGCTATACTGGCAAGCAACGATCTTGAGCACGGACCTGTCGAATGTATTTTCACAGTTGATGAAGAAACCGGTCTTACAGGTGCTTTTGAGATGAAACCAGGCTTTTTTACTGGAAAAACGCTGCTAAATCTAGACTCCGAAGATGAAGGGGAGCTATTCATCGGTTGTGCAGGAGGTGTAGATACCCTAGCAACATTTACATATGATAGTAGGCCTGTTCCTAGCGGATACGTTGCCTTTAAGATGGATGTAAAGGGACTAAAAGGGGGGCATTCTGGTGATGATATCCATAAAGGACATGGAAATTCAATTAAAATATTGAATCGTTTCCTTTGGAAGTCAACAATGAAGTACGACATCTGCCTTTCAGAGTTTAACGGTGGGAACTTGAGAAATGCAATCCCTAGAGAGGCTGCTGCTTTATTTACTATTGATGCTTCCTATGTTGAGAATCTTAAGGAAGATTTTGCTGCATTTTTAGCAGAGGTTAAGGAGGAGCTTGCGTTAACAGATGCTGGAGTTGCAATGTCATTAGCAGAAGCGTCAATTCCTGCTGAGGCTATTTGTGAAAGCGTTCAGTTTGATCTTTTGAACTCTCTTTATTCGTGCCCGAATGGGGTTATTGCGATGAGTTTTGAAATGCCAGGGTTGGTTGAAACATCGACTAATCTTGCATCTGTAAAGATGATTAAGGATAATCAAATATTGGTAACAACAAGCCAGCGTAGCTCTGTCAACTCGGCAAAAGTGGACGTGTCTCAAATGGTTGAAAGCGTGTTTAGGTTGGCTAATGCAAATGTTATTCACTCAGATGGATATCCTGGATGGAAGCCTAATACCAACTCTGAAATTTTAAGGGTTACTGAGCGTGCTTATAAAAAGTTGTTTGGACAAACACCTGTGGTAAGAGCTATTCATGCTGGATTAGAGTGTGGGCTATTTTTAGAGAAGTACCCAGATCTAGATATGATTTCTTTTGGGCCAACAATTCGAGGTGCTCATTCGCCAGAGGAAAAGTTGGATATCCCAACAACCATTAAGTATTGGGATTTACTGTTAGAAGTTCTTCGCGAGGTAAAATAAAGAAAAGGGCTGTAAAGCCCTTTTTTATTACCAGTCAATTTCTATAAAATCTTCTTTCGTAACGCCACAGATGGGACAGACCCAGTCTTCCGAAATTTCTTCGAATGGTGTACCTGCTGGGATTCCATCAATAGGAGCGCCAAGTTCTGGGTCGTAAATAAATCCACAAATTTTACAGCGATATTTTTTCATTTCGTCGATTTGTTGTTGTTGATTGAAGAAGTCTCTTCTTTATGAATCAACGTTAAATGTATTTGATTTGCAATATATCAAAAAATATGACTGAAAAACTGAGACCTGATTGATTATATTTGCTGTAATTCATAAAAACACACCAATTATGTTACAACGAATTCAAACGCTTTACTTATTAATAGCCGAAGTGCTCACTATTGTTCTTTTTTTTACAAATATAAGTACGTTTCTAACTCAAGAGGGGCAGGAGCTGATCTTGAAATACAATGGTTTATTTCAGGTTGTTGATGGGAAGATGAGTCGTATAGTTAGTACTTGGCCTATGGCGGCACTACTTATTGCTGCAACAGTGATTGGCTTTTTTGTAATTTTTCTTTACCGTCATCGCATACTTCAAATTCGGTTATGCTTTTTTCAGATGGTCATGAACTTTGGGTTGCTAGTTCTATTTGGCTACTATATTTACTCTGTATCAGTTGTTGGAAGCAGCAATTTTAAGTTTTCGGTTGTAGACATTTTACCACTATTGTCAATAGTTCTTTACTATTTGGCCTATAGAGGTGTTGCAAAAGACCTCGCCTTGGTTATGGCTGATAGTTTTAGGACTCGACGAAAAAGGTAACAGGTATGATATGTTTACAGGAAAAGGGGCACTAGGCCCCTTTTCTTATTTTATGCAATAACAACGATTTGCTCTTTTTCCGTTAGCTTTTCGCAGTAGTGGCAGCGTAAGGATAGGTTCTTTTTGTCTTCGACAATGAATTTGGTTTTTACATTCTCTACATTTGTGACGCACTTTGGGTTGGCGCATTTACAAATTCCAATTAGGTTGTCTGGAATGTACACTTCACGTTTTTCAATAACTTCATAATTCTTTATGATGTTGAGCTTTGCGTGAGGTGCTATAAGTGCAATTTTATTGGTTTCTTCTTCCTCGAAAAATTTGTCAGAAATTTTGACAATCGCTTTAAATCCAAGTCTTTTGCTTTCGAGGTTGGTACCAAAGGTTATTTGGTTGGTACAGGTGTCTAGGTGAAGAATTTTAATAACCTTGAATAGATTTTCAGCAGGAATATGGTCGATAACGGTACCATCCTTGATGGCGCTTACCATTAGCTGTTTTTCAGTGCTCATATTTTTCTATTTATCTAGTCCAAGAATTGAACATATTATTGCCATACGGGCGTAAACGCCATTCAGTGCTTGTGTAAAGTAGTATGCGTGCTTATTGTCATCAACATCTTCGCTGATTTCGTTTACACGAGGTAGTGGGTGAAGTATGCGCATGTTTGGCTTGCAGTTATCAAACATTTCATTGCGCAGCACATATACATTTTTTACTTTTTCGTACTCCATTAAGTCCGAGAATCGTTCGCGTTGTACGCGCGTCATGTAAACGATGTCGGCATCTTTTAAGCCGTTGGATAATTCGGTCTCTTCTGTATAATCTAACCCTTTTTGTTGAAGAAATAGCTTATACTCGGTTGGCATTCTAAGTTCAGGAGGTGAAACAAAGGTGAACTTAGTGTTAAAATGGGACATTGCCTGGAGTAGGGAGTGTACCGTTCTTCCGTATTTCAGATCTCCAATCATTACAATGTGGAGGTTATCCAAGGTTCCCTGAGTTTTACGAATCGAATAAAGATCAAGCATGGTTTGAGTAGGATGCTGGTTGGCACCATCTCCGGCATTTACGACAGGAACCTTAGATACTTCGCTTGCAAAGCGAGCGCTACCTTCAATTGGATGCCTCATCACAATCAGGTCGCTGTAATTTGCAATGGTAAGTATGGTATCCTTTAGGCTTTCACCTTTCGAAACAGAGGTGTTTGATGCCTCCGAAAAACCAATAACTCTGCCACCTAGGCGGTTAATTGCACTTTCGAAGCTTAATCGAGTACGTGTGGACGGTTCGAAAAATAGTGAGGCAATAACCTTTCCTTCAAGCAAACGTTGCGAAGGGTTTTCTTCAAATTTTTCTGCAAGGTCGAGTATCCGAAGAATTTCTTCCTTGCTGAAATCATTAATGGATACTAAGCTTTTGTTTTTCATTGTAATGCTGTTGTGTTGCTTAATAAGTTATATCGTTCCAAGATTTTCTAAATGGAGGCCTTCAACGTTGGTGAGTTTTGCTTCTAAAACGTCTGCACGGCTTTGTCGGATGCTAAGCTTAATCGTACAGCTATTGTCAAACTCTTGATGTTCGATGGTCGGCTGCTCGTCTTTGATCGTTTTCATTACATCATTGAGCATGTGGTATCCAAAATGGATTTGGTAGCACACATCTACGGTTTTTTCGAGGATGTCTGCATTTTGGAGCACATCTTGGGTTGCCGATTGGTAAGCATTTATTAATCCGGAAACTCCGAGTTTTGTACCACCAAAGTAGCGGATTACTACAACCAGTACGTTCGTTATATTGAACGATAGTAGCTGTCC is part of the Alistipes sp. ZOR0009 genome and encodes:
- a CDS encoding DUF4293 domain-containing protein produces the protein MLQRIQTLYLLIAEVLTIVLFFTNISTFLTQEGQELILKYNGLFQVVDGKMSRIVSTWPMAALLIAATVIGFFVIFLYRHRILQIRLCFFQMVMNFGLLVLFGYYIYSVSVVGSSNFKFSVVDILPLLSIVLYYLAYRGVAKDLALVMADSFRTRRKR
- the dnaA gene encoding chromosomal replication initiator protein DnaA, translated to MAMSTFKEVWSNCLKIIKDNVPAVSYQTWFEPIVPVRLEGNILTIQVPSPFFYEYLEERYIDILRKTLRKELGPDAKLEYSIVMDNNKVSNNKPYTVKYPAQNKAELKNKPVPFPIQKEGGSIKNPFIIPGLKKLEIDPQLNPDYTFFNYVEGDCNKLSRSAGYAVAQNPGKTAFNPLFIYGSSGLGKTHLAQAIGIEVKERYPDKLVLYVNANKFQNQYVAAVIKNEVNDFVHFYQMIDVLVIDDVQEFAGKEKTQDTFFHIFNHLHQTGRQLILTSDKSPAELKGLEQRLLTRFKWGLSADLQQPDFETRVAILKRKIYNDGIVIPDDVIEYLAKSITSNIRELEGALISLLAQATLIKREITMDIAAQIVKRFVKDHTKELSIDYISKSVCDYFNIPNNLLSSKTRKREIVQARQIAMYFCKNLTNSSLATIGSTIGGKDHSTVLHAYRTISNLMETDKLFKGQMEEIEKKIKYA
- a CDS encoding MlaD family protein, which encodes MRISREVKIGTLVILSTVALYWGVNFLKGKNIIGSTNSYYVVYQQVEDLQNSAPVYVRGYKVGVVDRITLDNNDPSRILVELAIDKNVRIPKTTVAEIYNADFMGSKAVRLLFEGSNVSASRGDTLMASMAPSMLDNISPVTKKVDVALQELTQTLVNINTVLDAQTINDLKSTMANLNASTHTASYILDQNKDRVSLVLDQANLLVTSLNSAASDLKVMAKNVRTISDSLSVKQINTLLANLESSSKDLKQVMKQVNSREGSLGKLISDPSLHNQLLHLSGSLDSLAIDLKKNPKRYVKLSLF
- a CDS encoding IMPACT family protein, whose protein sequence is MEDTYKTIQQKAEGLYKEKGSKFIAYAYPIKSEDEAKEIVQGLKKEFYDARHHCYAYRLGPKGESFRTNDDGEPSSTAGRPIYGQLLSFNITNVLVVVIRYFGGTKLGVSGLINAYQSATQDVLQNADILEKTVDVCYQIHFGYHMLNDVMKTIKDEQPTIEHQEFDNSCTIKLSIRQSRADVLEAKLTNVEGLHLENLGTI
- the pyrB gene encoding aspartate carbamoyltransferase; the encoded protein is MKNKSLVSINDFSKEEILRILDLAEKFEENPSQRLLEGKVIASLFFEPSTRTRLSFESAINRLGGRVIGFSEASNTSVSKGESLKDTILTIANYSDLIVMRHPIEGSARFASEVSKVPVVNAGDGANQHPTQTMLDLYSIRKTQGTLDNLHIVMIGDLKYGRTVHSLLQAMSHFNTKFTFVSPPELRMPTEYKLFLQQKGLDYTEETELSNGLKDADIVYMTRVQRERFSDLMEYEKVKNVYVLRNEMFDNCKPNMRILHPLPRVNEISEDVDDNKHAYYFTQALNGVYARMAIICSILGLDK
- a CDS encoding aminoacyl-histidine dipeptidase — its product is MSNLENLQPRLLWKYFEEICQIPRPSKKEEKIIAYLLKFAEEQGLEATRDEIGNVAIFKKATKGKESVKPVVLQSHIDMVCEKHSDVQHDFEKDPIIPRIEGDWVKANGTTLGADDGIGIASQLAILASNDLEHGPVECIFTVDEETGLTGAFEMKPGFFTGKTLLNLDSEDEGELFIGCAGGVDTLATFTYDSRPVPSGYVAFKMDVKGLKGGHSGDDIHKGHGNSIKILNRFLWKSTMKYDICLSEFNGGNLRNAIPREAAALFTIDASYVENLKEDFAAFLAEVKEELALTDAGVAMSLAEASIPAEAICESVQFDLLNSLYSCPNGVIAMSFEMPGLVETSTNLASVKMIKDNQILVTTSQRSSVNSAKVDVSQMVESVFRLANANVIHSDGYPGWKPNTNSEILRVTERAYKKLFGQTPVVRAIHAGLECGLFLEKYPDLDMISFGPTIRGAHSPEEKLDIPTTIKYWDLLLEVLREVK
- the cysQ gene encoding 3'(2'),5'-bisphosphate nucleotidase CysQ — protein: MLQDNDIKKLLTAAIEAALHAGRSILDVYNSDDFQVNLKSDNTPLTLADRQSHETIKRMLGKTHIPLMSEEGRNLLYEERKNWDLFWLVDPLDGTKEFIKRNGEFTVNIALVENNYPTIGVIYSPIFETLYFGHFKNGSFKKTNIKPTSLITSIDELIATSERLPTIKNKAKFVITASRSHYTPETESYIKEISKDHPDLEVLEQGSSIKMCLVAEGFADLYPRIAQTFEWDTAAGQAINEGAGMRVINSKTGERLRYNKEELQNPWFICTK
- the pyrI gene encoding aspartate carbamoyltransferase regulatory subunit gives rise to the protein MSTEKQLMVSAIKDGTVIDHIPAENLFKVIKILHLDTCTNQITFGTNLESKRLGFKAIVKISDKFFEEEETNKIALIAPHAKLNIIKNYEVIEKREVYIPDNLIGICKCANPKCVTNVENVKTKFIVEDKKNLSLRCHYCEKLTEKEQIVVIA
- a CDS encoding rubredoxin, with translation MKKYRCKICGFIYDPELGAPIDGIPAGTPFEEISEDWVCPICGVTKEDFIEIDW